Proteins co-encoded in one Zootoca vivipara chromosome 3, rZooViv1.1, whole genome shotgun sequence genomic window:
- the LOC118083248 gene encoding ankyrin repeat domain-containing protein 9-like has translation MASNQASLQDDQSRHCKFLSYMFYQAVRDHKPVWMLEDMRTMEYFYWEENASLRTYSPSEALLYAVVHNHLPYAQYLLSHFPEEALKVPGEHFCYCPSSAPHLAMAVTYDRREILGLIISISHKLPSLNSYINRTGCFHLEDGKTPLHLACELLRSETVLILLGNGASPRIEDSKGLTPLDVILEQMWDSKVNVASKKLCLDYLLLFMPSPRFKMRKVLQEHPEPWAVLLGEDRFNSLVGNMPASLYLQAMQTILQTLPPSHFPKSIQELPIPQALKPLPRFGKQHPTKNMVNVFP, from the coding sequence ATGGCCAGTAACCAGGCCAGCTTACAGGATGACCAGAGCAGGCATTGCAAGTTCTTATCCTATATGTTTTACCAAGCTGTCAGAGATCACAAACCTGTCTGGATGCTGGAAGACATGAGGACTATGGAGTATTTCTACTGGGAAGAAAATGCCAGCCTGAGGACGTATTCCCCTTCCGAAGCCCTGCTGTATGCCGTGGTGCACAACCACCTGCCTTATGCCCAGTACCTGCTGTCTCATTTTCCGGAGGAGGCTCTCAAAGTCCCCGGGGAACATTTCTGCTATTGCCCTTCCTCTGCTCCTCACTTGGCCATGGCTGTCACCTATGACAGGAGAGAGATTCTGGGGCTGATCATCAGCATCTCCCACAAGCTGCCCAGCCTGAACTCCTACATCAACCGAACCGGCTGCTTCCACCTGGAAGATGGCAAGACCCCTCTGCATCTCGCCTGCGAGCTCCTGAGGTCAGAGACAGTCCTGATCCTCCTGGGGAATGGGGCCTCTCCCAGGATAGAGGACAGCAAAGGACTGACACCCCTGGACGTCATCCTGGAGCAGATGTGGGACTCCAAAGTCAACGTGGCATCCAAAAAGCTCTGCCTCGATTACCTCTTGCTCTTCATGCCCAGCCCCCGGTTCAAGATGAGGAAGGTGCTGCAGGAGCACCCAGAGCCCTGGGCAGTTCTGCTAGGGGAGGACAGGTTCAATAGCCTGGTGGGTAACATGCCTGCATCTTTATACCTGCAAGCTATGCAAACCATCCTTCAGactctcccaccctcccatttcCCGAAAAGCATCCAGGAACTTCCTATACCTCAGGCATTAAAGCCCCTGCCTCGCTTTGGCAAGCAGCACCCaacaaaaaatatggtaaatgttTTTCCATGA
- the YPEL5 gene encoding protein yippee-like 5 yields MGRIFLDHIGGTRLFSCANCDTILTNRSELISTRFTGATGRAFLFNKVVNLQYSEVQDRVMLTGRHMVRDVSCKNCNSKLGWIYEFATEDSQRYKEGRVILERALVRESEGFEEHVPSDNS; encoded by the exons ATGGGCCGGATTTTCTTGGATCATATTGGTGGTACTCgcctgttttcctgtgcaaaTTGTGACACAATCTTGACCAACCGCTCAGAACTCATATCTACTCGTTTCACAGGGGCTACTGGTCGAGCCTTCCTATTTAACAAG GTAGTAAATCTGCAGTACAGTGAAGTCCAGGATCGGGTCATGCTCACTGGACGCCACATGGTTCGTGATGTGAGCTGCAAGAACTGCAACAGCAAGCTAGGCTGGATCTATGAATTTGCCACTGAAGACAGCCAGCGGTATAAGGAGGGCCGTGTTATCTTGGAAAGAGCTCTAGTCCGAGAGAGTGAGGGGTTTGAGGAGCATGTTCCATCTGATAACTCATGA